A window from Micromonospora profundi encodes these proteins:
- a CDS encoding GNAT family N-acetyltransferase: protein MTFDVRLRPVREDDLVEFFLHQQDPEANRMAAFGPEDPSDHREFARHWARVLTDPANVVRTIEVDGEVVGHVTAFPVGDRTEVSYWIDRARWGRGHATTALTALLRELPRPVYARAAKDNAASLAVLRKCGFVVVGEDSGYANGRGAEVQEWLLELPTEGPGLGGH, encoded by the coding sequence ATGACCTTCGACGTGCGGCTGCGCCCGGTCCGCGAGGACGACCTCGTGGAGTTCTTCCTGCACCAGCAGGACCCGGAGGCCAACCGGATGGCCGCATTCGGCCCCGAGGACCCGTCCGACCACCGGGAGTTCGCCAGGCACTGGGCGCGGGTGCTCACCGACCCGGCGAACGTGGTCCGCACCATCGAGGTCGACGGCGAGGTCGTCGGCCACGTCACAGCCTTCCCGGTGGGCGACCGCACTGAGGTCAGCTACTGGATCGACAGGGCCCGGTGGGGCCGGGGTCACGCCACGACGGCCCTGACCGCCCTGCTGCGCGAGTTGCCCCGGCCGGTGTACGCCCGCGCCGCCAAGGACAACGCCGCCTCCCTCGCGGTCCTGCGCAAGTGCGGCTTCGTCGTGGTCGGCGAGGACTCGGGGTACGCCAACGGCCGCGGCGCCGAGGTGCAGGAGTGGCTGCTCGAACTGCCCACCGAGGGGCCTGGCCTGGGCGGGCACTAG
- a CDS encoding FMN reductase encodes MTQRTVAVVSAGLSQPSSTRLLADQLAAATRDELVRRGNTVQLRVVDLREYAHDVVNNMLTGFPPTALREAVDAVTGSDGLIAVTPIFNASYNGLFKSFFDVLEAESLVGRPVLIGATGGTARHSLALEHAIRPMFSYLRAVVVPTSVFAAPEDWSGGAADGALRGRIGRAAGELADQVELRPPASGPADPFALTTDFLQMLGRGDDAPVT; translated from the coding sequence ATGACCCAGCGCACAGTGGCCGTGGTCTCCGCGGGGCTGAGCCAGCCCTCGTCCACCCGGCTGCTCGCCGACCAGCTCGCCGCGGCCACCCGCGACGAGCTGGTCCGGCGCGGCAACACAGTGCAGCTGCGCGTCGTCGACCTGCGGGAGTACGCCCACGACGTGGTGAACAACATGCTCACCGGGTTCCCACCGACCGCGCTGCGCGAGGCCGTCGACGCGGTGACCGGGTCCGACGGGCTCATCGCCGTCACGCCGATCTTCAACGCGTCGTACAACGGGCTGTTCAAGTCCTTCTTCGACGTGCTGGAGGCCGAGTCGCTCGTCGGCCGGCCGGTGCTGATCGGGGCCACCGGCGGCACCGCACGGCACTCGCTGGCTCTGGAGCACGCCATCCGCCCGATGTTCAGCTATCTGCGGGCGGTGGTGGTCCCCACATCGGTCTTCGCCGCGCCGGAGGACTGGTCCGGTGGCGCCGCCGACGGCGCCCTGCGGGGCCGGATCGGGCGCGCCGCCGGAGAGTTGGCCGACCAGGTGGAACTCCGGCCGCCCGCCAGCGGCCCGGCCGACCCGTTCGCCCTCACCACCGACTTCCTGCAGATGCTCGGCAGAGGCGACGACGCCCCGGTCACCTAG
- a CDS encoding universal stress protein: MNRPVVAGVDGSPSSLVAAEHAARAALLRSRPLLLVHGYLHPLGYGVPLNPYDLGVPAPSAEAQKMLERTAADLADRWPGLTVEVRQVAGGPGATMIEESRQADLVVVGSRGLGGFVGLLLGSVGAQVAAHAHCPVLVVRPDEQPIDMDAPVLVGVDGSEASRLAAGYGAAEATLRKVPLVLVHVGPPGEDRATPEEVEESQAAYQAEAVRLLADASAAVRAEYPDLVVREHPVRAAGAAQGLIEASGTASLLVVGTRGRHGFTGLLLGSVSQAVIQHAHCPVLVAHRYPA; the protein is encoded by the coding sequence ATGAACCGACCTGTCGTGGCAGGCGTGGACGGATCGCCGTCAAGCCTCGTCGCCGCGGAGCACGCCGCCCGCGCCGCCCTGCTCCGGTCCCGGCCACTGCTGCTGGTGCACGGCTACCTGCACCCCCTCGGATACGGCGTGCCGCTCAACCCGTACGACCTCGGGGTGCCGGCACCGTCGGCCGAGGCGCAGAAGATGCTTGAGCGTACGGCGGCGGACCTCGCCGACCGGTGGCCCGGCCTCACCGTCGAGGTGCGCCAGGTCGCCGGTGGACCCGGCGCCACGATGATCGAGGAGTCCCGCCAGGCCGACCTGGTCGTGGTGGGCAGTCGAGGACTGGGCGGGTTCGTCGGGCTGCTGCTCGGCTCGGTGGGCGCGCAGGTGGCCGCGCACGCGCACTGCCCGGTGCTCGTGGTCCGCCCCGACGAGCAGCCCATCGACATGGACGCGCCGGTGCTTGTCGGCGTGGACGGCTCCGAGGCGTCCCGACTCGCCGCCGGCTACGGCGCGGCCGAGGCGACGCTACGGAAGGTGCCGCTGGTGCTTGTGCACGTCGGCCCGCCCGGCGAGGACCGCGCCACGCCGGAGGAGGTCGAGGAGTCGCAGGCCGCGTACCAGGCCGAGGCGGTGCGGCTGCTCGCCGACGCGTCCGCCGCCGTCCGCGCCGAGTATCCCGACCTGGTGGTACGGGAGCATCCGGTCCGGGCGGCCGGCGCGGCCCAGGGGCTCATCGAGGCCAGCGGCACGGCGTCGTTGCTGGTCGTGGGCACCCGGGGCCGGCACGGGTTCACCGGTCTGCTGCTCGGCTCGGTCAGCCAGGCAGTCATCCAGCACGCACACTGCCCCGTGCTCGTCGCGCATCGGTACCCGGCCTAG
- a CDS encoding universal stress protein, producing MTKRSGAPVVVAVDGSTSALEAVRVAAREASTRGRALRVVHAFIWPLYEVPLTPAPGAPADAGFRAQADKLVAEAVTEATKVAPDLTVTGAVIDGAATPVLLAEARDAKLLVLGSRGLGGFGGLLLGSVAVQVSARADCPVLVVKGEARADGPVVVGVDGSTLSAEALGFAYEAASLRGTNLVAVHGWTIPVPPSDLLPLGYDVQALAAEEERVLAQALAGWSEQYPDVHVRRRVAYGAPARLLVEESAGAQLTVVGARGRGALAGVLLGSVSHAVLHHSQGPVAVIRQSKKN from the coding sequence ATGACCAAGCGATCCGGTGCCCCCGTGGTGGTGGCTGTTGACGGTTCGACATCAGCGCTGGAGGCGGTGCGGGTCGCCGCCCGCGAGGCCTCGACGCGAGGCCGGGCGCTGCGGGTGGTGCACGCGTTCATCTGGCCGCTCTACGAGGTGCCGCTGACGCCGGCACCGGGCGCTCCCGCCGACGCCGGGTTCCGCGCCCAGGCCGACAAGCTTGTCGCCGAAGCGGTGACCGAAGCCACCAAGGTCGCTCCGGACCTCACCGTCACCGGCGCCGTGATCGACGGCGCCGCCACGCCGGTGCTGCTTGCCGAGGCGCGGGACGCGAAGCTGTTGGTGCTCGGCAGCCGGGGTCTGGGCGGGTTCGGCGGGCTGCTGCTCGGCTCGGTGGCGGTGCAGGTCTCCGCCCGCGCCGACTGCCCGGTGCTCGTGGTCAAGGGTGAGGCCCGCGCCGACGGGCCGGTCGTGGTCGGGGTCGACGGCTCGACGCTGTCCGCCGAGGCGCTGGGCTTCGCGTACGAGGCCGCCTCGTTGCGGGGCACCAACCTGGTCGCCGTGCACGGCTGGACCATCCCCGTCCCGCCGAGCGACCTCCTGCCGCTGGGGTACGACGTGCAGGCGCTCGCCGCCGAAGAGGAGCGCGTGCTCGCCCAGGCGCTCGCCGGCTGGTCCGAGCAGTACCCGGACGTGCACGTACGGCGGCGCGTGGCGTACGGCGCACCCGCGCGCCTGCTCGTGGAGGAGTCGGCCGGGGCGCAGCTCACAGTTGTCGGGGCACGGGGCCGGGGCGCGCTGGCCGGCGTGCTGCTCGGCTCGGTGAGCCACGCGGTGCTGCACCACTCGCAGGGCCCGGTGGCTGTCATCCGGCAGAGCAAGAAGAACTGA
- a CDS encoding ArsR/SmtB family transcription factor, with protein MTRIEERLTALEAQVAALTELLTSTPAPPDTPSAPEGTFWALDGLKQRLPSDGTGAVLYTGTVRVADQHYDWQYGRTVDDLLDGDWTELAATLSALAHGVRLRLLREVLGGRQGTGELAEIEELGTTGQLHHHLRQLTAAGWLRSVGRGRYAVPAERVVPLLAILAAAGR; from the coding sequence GTGACGCGCATCGAAGAGCGACTCACCGCGCTTGAGGCGCAGGTCGCCGCCCTGACCGAGCTCCTGACGTCGACACCTGCCCCGCCGGACACACCATCCGCACCCGAGGGCACCTTCTGGGCTCTCGACGGCCTCAAGCAGCGCCTGCCGTCCGACGGCACGGGCGCCGTCCTCTACACCGGCACCGTCCGCGTCGCCGACCAGCACTACGACTGGCAGTACGGGCGCACCGTCGACGATCTGCTCGACGGCGACTGGACGGAGCTGGCCGCCACCCTGTCCGCGCTGGCCCACGGGGTGCGGCTCCGGCTGTTGCGGGAGGTTCTCGGCGGCCGGCAGGGCACCGGCGAACTGGCCGAGATCGAGGAGTTGGGCACCACCGGCCAGCTCCACCACCACCTACGCCAGCTCACCGCCGCCGGTTGGCTGCGCAGCGTCGGCCGAGGCCGGTACGCCGTTCCCGCCGAACGCGTGGTGCCGCTTCTGGCCATCCTCGCCGCCGCCGGCCGATGA
- a CDS encoding cation-translocating P-type ATPase: MAKTGVPVRTLEATVDVPTPGGLDSAEAAARLRANGPNAVAPPPRRHVVLRVLRQLTDPLVALLLAAAVVTTALGDYPDTAVILLVVLVNTVIGLVQEIRADRAIAALGQLAAPAARVVRDGRDQAVPAADLVHGDLVRIEAGDIVPADLLLVEANRLQLDESALSGESVPVGRTAGQEALAGTVVTTGRADGTVIRTGPASALGKISALVAGTRPSATPLQRRLSSLGRTLGLIAVALSGLVFAIGVISGRPIVEMAVTAVSLVVAAVPESLPAVVTLALALGARRMAAAKAIPRRLHAVETLGSVTVIASDKTGTLTEGRMAVQQVVTTDGARYQVTGSGYAPHGAVHQDGAEVAVPEDLRRLARAGLLCNDAALSPPDDERPDWGAVGDPLEAALVAFAARAGLDPQTTRSAWPRVAEHPFDQAQRRMVTVHRSCDQRYLVVCKGAPESVLDPALLDATDDEIAALTSGAHQLAGEGLRVLAVAAALVDTVPDLAAPTGLRPLGLTAVGDPLRAAAPEIADSLDTAGVRLLLITGDHPATAAAIGSQLGLWRDGDPLARGDDDSTPTHPDTRVFARTQPEQKLDIIADLQSRGHVVAMTGDGVNDAPALRRADIGVAMGGGTEVARQAADLVLVDDDLSTVTTAIGEGRRIYDNIRRFLRYALSGGVAEILVMLVGPLFGLAVPLQPAQILWVNLLTHGVPGVALGAEPAEPGTLRRAPRSPQESVLGAGLGRDVLFTGALIAAVVLGAGVVAAARDLPWQSVVFVVLGLAQLGVALAVRAPRPAGTRRGNPGLLVAVAVSALLQVGGVLLPPLRELLDTEPLTPAVLLACAAVSALPGLVLRLTRRRPTPPSAPSDGAVDAAVGRSH, translated from the coding sequence GTGGCCAAGACCGGCGTACCGGTCCGAACGCTGGAGGCAACGGTCGACGTGCCCACCCCGGGAGGGCTCGATTCGGCGGAGGCCGCCGCCCGGCTGCGGGCGAACGGACCCAACGCGGTGGCGCCGCCACCGCGCCGGCATGTGGTCCTTCGGGTCCTGCGCCAGCTCACCGACCCACTGGTCGCGTTGCTGCTCGCCGCGGCAGTGGTCACCACCGCGCTCGGCGACTACCCGGACACCGCAGTGATCCTCCTGGTCGTGCTGGTGAACACGGTCATCGGGTTGGTGCAGGAGATCCGCGCGGACCGGGCCATCGCGGCGCTGGGCCAACTCGCCGCCCCCGCCGCCCGGGTGGTGCGCGACGGCCGCGACCAGGCCGTCCCGGCCGCCGACCTGGTGCACGGCGATCTGGTCCGGATCGAGGCCGGCGACATCGTGCCCGCGGATCTGCTGCTGGTCGAGGCCAACCGGCTGCAACTGGACGAATCCGCGTTGAGCGGTGAGTCCGTGCCGGTGGGGCGCACCGCCGGTCAGGAAGCGCTGGCCGGGACTGTCGTCACCACCGGACGCGCCGACGGCACGGTGATCCGGACGGGGCCGGCGAGCGCGCTGGGCAAGATCAGCGCTCTGGTGGCCGGCACCCGACCGAGCGCGACACCGTTGCAGCGCCGGCTCTCGTCCCTGGGCCGCACACTCGGTCTGATCGCTGTCGCGCTGTCGGGTCTGGTCTTCGCCATCGGCGTGATCAGCGGTCGACCGATCGTGGAAATGGCCGTCACGGCGGTGAGCCTTGTCGTCGCGGCGGTGCCCGAGTCGCTGCCTGCGGTGGTGACCCTGGCGTTGGCGCTCGGCGCCCGGAGGATGGCCGCCGCGAAGGCCATCCCGCGCCGCCTGCACGCGGTGGAGACCCTCGGCTCGGTGACCGTGATCGCCTCCGACAAGACCGGAACCCTCACCGAGGGCCGGATGGCGGTGCAGCAGGTCGTCACCACCGACGGGGCGCGTTACCAGGTCACCGGCAGCGGGTACGCCCCGCACGGCGCCGTACACCAGGATGGTGCCGAGGTGGCCGTACCGGAGGATCTGCGCCGGCTGGCGCGGGCCGGGCTGCTCTGCAACGACGCCGCCCTGTCACCTCCGGACGACGAGCGACCGGACTGGGGTGCCGTGGGCGACCCGCTCGAAGCGGCGCTCGTCGCCTTCGCCGCACGGGCCGGCCTCGACCCGCAGACCACCCGCAGCGCGTGGCCACGGGTAGCCGAGCACCCCTTCGACCAGGCACAACGCCGGATGGTCACCGTGCACCGCTCCTGCGACCAGCGCTACCTCGTGGTCTGCAAGGGCGCCCCGGAGAGTGTTCTCGACCCCGCGCTGCTCGACGCCACCGACGACGAGATCGCCGCGCTGACCAGCGGCGCCCACCAACTCGCCGGCGAAGGACTGCGGGTCCTCGCCGTGGCCGCCGCCCTGGTGGACACCGTGCCGGACCTCGCCGCGCCGACCGGCCTGCGCCCGCTGGGGCTGACCGCCGTCGGTGACCCGCTACGCGCGGCCGCTCCGGAGATCGCCGACAGTCTCGACACCGCCGGGGTACGTCTGCTGCTGATCACCGGTGACCACCCCGCCACCGCCGCCGCGATCGGCTCCCAGCTGGGCCTGTGGCGCGATGGTGACCCTCTGGCCCGTGGCGACGACGACTCCACGCCGACGCATCCGGACACCCGGGTCTTCGCCCGGACACAGCCGGAACAGAAGCTCGACATCATCGCCGACCTGCAGTCCCGTGGCCACGTGGTGGCGATGACAGGCGACGGGGTCAACGACGCACCCGCTCTGCGCCGCGCCGACATCGGGGTGGCGATGGGCGGCGGCACCGAGGTCGCCCGGCAGGCCGCCGACCTGGTCCTCGTCGACGACGACCTGTCCACCGTCACCACAGCGATCGGCGAGGGCCGGCGCATCTACGACAACATCCGCCGGTTCCTGCGGTACGCCCTCTCCGGTGGAGTCGCCGAGATCCTGGTGATGCTTGTCGGCCCGCTGTTCGGCCTGGCAGTGCCACTGCAACCCGCGCAGATCCTCTGGGTGAACCTGCTGACCCACGGGGTGCCCGGTGTGGCTCTCGGCGCGGAACCGGCCGAACCCGGCACGCTGCGTCGAGCGCCCCGCTCGCCGCAGGAGTCGGTGCTCGGTGCCGGTCTGGGCCGGGACGTCCTGTTCACCGGCGCGTTGATCGCCGCCGTCGTGCTCGGCGCCGGCGTGGTCGCCGCCGCCCGGGACCTGCCCTGGCAGTCCGTGGTCTTCGTGGTGCTCGGCCTGGCCCAGCTCGGCGTGGCGCTGGCGGTCCGGGCTCCCCGGCCTGCGGGCACGCGGCGCGGCAACCCCGGCCTGCTCGTCGCGGTCGCCGTGTCGGCGCTGCTCCAGGTCGGCGGAGTTCTGCTCCCCCCGCTGCGCGAGCTGCTCGACACCGAGCCGCTGACACCGGCAGTGCTGCTGGCCTGCGCGGCGGTCAGCGCCCTGCCCGGCCTGGTGCTGCGGCTGACCCGCCGCCGTCCGACACCGCCGTCGGCACCGTCCGACGGCGCAGTGGACGCCGCCGTCGGGCGGTCGCACTAG